The following proteins are co-located in the Primulina tabacum isolate GXHZ01 chromosome 11, ASM2559414v2, whole genome shotgun sequence genome:
- the LOC142518566 gene encoding beta-galactosidase 9 isoform X1, which yields MGTRFQWVFWGLVVQISTVAGGYFEPFNVSYDSRALVIDGNRRMLISAGIHYPRATPEMWPDLISKSKEGGVDVIETYVFWNGHEPLKGQYNFEGRYDIVKFVKQVASSGLYLFLRIGPYVCAEWNFGGFPVWLRDIPGIDFRTDNIPFKEEMQRFVKRIVDLMRGESLFSWQGGPIIMLQIENEYGNMESSYGPKGKDYMTWAAKMAVGLDAGVPWVMCKQVDAPEYIIDTCNGYYCDGYKPNSKKKPTFWTENWVGWYTSWGDRLPHRPVEDVAFAVARFFQRGGSFQNYYMYFGGTNFGRTAGGPNYITSYDYDAPLDEYGLLSQPKWGHLKDLHAALKLCEPALVAVHSPQYIKLGPKQEAHIYRDNGQRHGKQSTLYGPKCAAFLSNIDERSSVTVKFLNENYTLPPWSVSILPDCSNIAFNTAKVGAQTSIKTFGFDVNPDLVDIAPLTLMTPFHIAYISETWSSVNEPIGVWGDRNFTYPGILEHLNVTKDQTDYLWYTTRIYISDEEISFWEENQVTPRLTIDSMRDFVYIFINRKFTASAKGKWKKVDHPVDLVQGYNDITLLSLTVGLQNYGAFLEKDGAGFRGQIKLTGCKNGDLNLTESMWIYQVGLKGEFLKIYASDKNESVEWTELPHDVTPTRFSWYKTHFDTPSGVDPVALDLSSMGKGQVWVNGHHIGRYWTLNAPKDGCQTCDYRGTYDSDKCVTNCGDPTQSWYHIPRSWLRASDNLLVVFEETEKNPFKLSIKSHFTETICAKISEDHYPPLKVWSHPKISNGTISLHSAVPEMHLKCDSGRKISSIEFASYGTPQGSCQKFSRGDCHAPNSFSVVSQACLGEQSCSIGVSNAVFGGDPCRGVVKTLSVEMKCSLTSPIGSALIK from the exons ATGGGAACCAGATTTCAGTGGGTTTTTTGGGGATTGGTTGTGCAAATATCGACAGTGGCTGGTGGGTATTTCGAGCCATTCAACGTGAGCTATGACAGTAGGGCGTTGGTAATTGATGGCAATCGACGGATGCTAATTTCCGCCGGAATTCACTATCCAAGAGCTACTCCCGAA ATGTGGCCTGATCTGATATCTAAGAGCAAGGAAGGTGGAGTGGATGTTATAGAGACTTATGTATTTTGGAATGGTCACGAGCCATTGAAGGGACAG TATAATTTTGAAGGAAGATACGATATCGTCAAGTTCGTGAAGCAAGTGGCTTCCAGTGGACTTTATTTATTTCTTCGCATAGGCCCTTATGTTTGTGCAGAGTGGAATTTCGG GGGCTTTCCGGTCTGGCTTCGCGATATTCCTGGGATTGACTTTCGTACTGACAACATACCCTTTAAG GAAGAAATGCAGAGATTTGTCAAAAGAATAGTGGATTTGATGAGAGGGGAGTCACTTTTCTCTTGGCAAGGTGGTCCAATAATTATGTTgcag ATTGAAAACGAATATGGAAACATGGAAAGCTCTTATGGTCCTAAAGGAAAAGACTATATGACATGGGCTGCCAAAATGGCAGTGGGACTTGATGCTGGAGTTCCATGGGTTATGTGTAAGCAAGTTGATGCTCCAGAATACATT ATTGATACCTGCAATGGATACTATTGTGATGGCTACAAGCCCAACTCCAAAAAGAAACCAACCTTTTGGACGGAGAATTGGGTTGGATG GTATACAAGTTGGGGTGATCGACTCCCTCATCGCCCTGTTGAAGATGTTGCATTTGCTGTTGCTCGGTTTTTCCAACGTGGGGGAAGCTTTCAAAACTATTATATG TACTTTGGTGGAACAAATTTTGGCCGAACTGCAGGAGGCCCAAATTATATCACTAGTTATGATTATGATGCACCACTTGATGAATACG GCCTTCTCAGCCAGCCTAAATGGGGACATCTAAAAGATCTGCATGCTGCACTAAAGCTTTGCGAGCCTGCTCTTGTTGCTGTTCACTCACCTCAGTATATCAAGTTGGGACCAAAGCAAGAG GCTCACATTTATCGTGATAATGGCCAGAGACATGGGAAACAATCAACCTTATATGGCCCCAAGTGCGCTGCATTTCTCTCAAACATTGACGAGCGTTCTTCAGTAACAGTGAAATTCTTGAATGAAAATTATACTTTACCTCCATGGTCAGTGAGCATATTGCCAGACTGCAGTAATATTGCTTTTAATACTGCTAAG GTTGGGGCACAAACTTCAATCAAGACATTTGGCTTTGATGTTAATCCTGACTTAGTTGACATTGCGCCTTTGACATTGATGACACCATTTCACATTGCCTACATCTCAGAAACCTGGAGTTCTGTTAATGAGCCAATTGGTGTCTGGGGTGACAGAAATTTTACATACCCAGGCATTCTGGAGCATTTGAATGTAACGAAAGACCAAACCGATTATCTATGGTATACAACCAG AATTTATATTTCTGATGAAGAAATCTCATTTTGGGAAGAGAATCAAGTAACTCCAAGGCTTACTATTGACAGCATGCGGGattttgtgtatatatttatcaACCGAAAATTTACAG CTAGTGCAAAAGGTAAATGGAAAAAGGTTGATCATCCTGTTGACCTTGTTCAAGGATACAATGATATAACATTGTTATCTCTAACCGTGGGGTTGCAG AATTATGGCGCCTTTCTTGAGAAGGACGGAGCAGGGTTTAGGGGCCAAATAAAGCTTACAGGGTGTAAAAATGGAGATCTTAATCTTACAGAATCAATGTGGATCTATCAG GTAGGGCTTAAGGGCGAGTTTTTGAAAATCTACGCAAGTGATAAAAATGAAAGCGTGGAATGGACTGAATTACCTCATGATGTAACTCCAACCAGATTTTCTTGGTACAAG ACGCATTTTGATACCCCTTCTGGGGTAGATCCTGTTGCTCTTGATTTGAGTAGCATGGGAAAGGGTCAAGTGTGGGTCAATGGTCACCACATAGGAAGATATTGGACTTTAAATGCCCCCAAGGATGGATGCCAAACTTGTGATTATCGAGGAACCTATGATTCCGATAAGTGTGTAACAAACTGTGGGGATCCTACTCAATCTTG GTACCATATACCAAGATCATGGCTGCGGGCATCAGACAATTTACTTGTCGTCTTTGAGGAGACAGAAAAGAACCCATTTAAGCTTTCTATCAAATCACATTTCACAGAAACCATTTGTGCTAAAATATCGGAGGATCATTATCCTCCTCTAAAGGTGTGGTCACATCCAAAGATCAGTAATGGAACAATTTCACTTCATTCTGCGGTACCTGAAATGCACTTAAAATGTGATTCTGGGAGAAAAATCTCCTCTATCGAGTTTGCAAGTTATGGAACACCACAAGGCAGCTGCCAGAAATTTTCAAGAGGTGACTGTCATGCACCAAATTCATTCTCGGTTGTGTCTCAG GCTTGTTTGGGAGAACAGAGTTGTTCCATTGGCGTATCAAATGCGGTATTTGGAGGAGACCCATGTCGTGGTGTTGTCAAAACTTTATCTGTGGAAATGAAATGCTCTCTTACATCCCCCATTGGTTCTGCACTAATTAAATGA
- the LOC142518566 gene encoding beta-galactosidase 9 isoform X2, protein MGTRFQWVFWGLVVQISTVAGGYFEPFNVSYDSRALVIDGNRRMLISAGIHYPRATPEMWPDLISKSKEGGVDVIETYVFWNGHEPLKGQYNFEGRYDIVKFVKQVASSGLYLFLRIGPYVCAEWNFGGFPVWLRDIPGIDFRTDNIPFKEEMQRFVKRIVDLMRGESLFSWQGGPIIMLQIENEYGNMESSYGPKGKDYMTWAAKMAVGLDAGVPWVMCKQVDAPEYIIDTCNGYYCDGYKPNSKKKPTFWTENWVGWYTSWGDRLPHRPVEDVAFAVARFFQRGGSFQNYYMYFGGTNFGRTAGGPNYITSYDYDAPLDEYGLLSQPKWGHLKDLHAALKLCEPALVAVHSPQYIKLGPKQEAHIYRDNGQRHGKQSTLYGPKCAAFLSNIDERSSVTVKFLNENYTLPPWSVSILPDCSNIAFNTAKVGAQTSIKTFGFDVNPDLVDIAPLTLMTPFHIAYISETWSSVNEPIGVWGDRNFTYPGILEHLNVTKDQTDYLWYTTRIYISDEEISFWEENQVTPRLTIDSMRDFVYIFINRKFTASAKGKWKKVDHPVDLVQGYNDITLLSLTVGLQNYGAFLEKDGAGFRGQIKLTGCKNGDLNLTESMWIYQTHFDTPSGVDPVALDLSSMGKGQVWVNGHHIGRYWTLNAPKDGCQTCDYRGTYDSDKCVTNCGDPTQSWYHIPRSWLRASDNLLVVFEETEKNPFKLSIKSHFTETICAKISEDHYPPLKVWSHPKISNGTISLHSAVPEMHLKCDSGRKISSIEFASYGTPQGSCQKFSRGDCHAPNSFSVVSQACLGEQSCSIGVSNAVFGGDPCRGVVKTLSVEMKCSLTSPIGSALIK, encoded by the exons ATGGGAACCAGATTTCAGTGGGTTTTTTGGGGATTGGTTGTGCAAATATCGACAGTGGCTGGTGGGTATTTCGAGCCATTCAACGTGAGCTATGACAGTAGGGCGTTGGTAATTGATGGCAATCGACGGATGCTAATTTCCGCCGGAATTCACTATCCAAGAGCTACTCCCGAA ATGTGGCCTGATCTGATATCTAAGAGCAAGGAAGGTGGAGTGGATGTTATAGAGACTTATGTATTTTGGAATGGTCACGAGCCATTGAAGGGACAG TATAATTTTGAAGGAAGATACGATATCGTCAAGTTCGTGAAGCAAGTGGCTTCCAGTGGACTTTATTTATTTCTTCGCATAGGCCCTTATGTTTGTGCAGAGTGGAATTTCGG GGGCTTTCCGGTCTGGCTTCGCGATATTCCTGGGATTGACTTTCGTACTGACAACATACCCTTTAAG GAAGAAATGCAGAGATTTGTCAAAAGAATAGTGGATTTGATGAGAGGGGAGTCACTTTTCTCTTGGCAAGGTGGTCCAATAATTATGTTgcag ATTGAAAACGAATATGGAAACATGGAAAGCTCTTATGGTCCTAAAGGAAAAGACTATATGACATGGGCTGCCAAAATGGCAGTGGGACTTGATGCTGGAGTTCCATGGGTTATGTGTAAGCAAGTTGATGCTCCAGAATACATT ATTGATACCTGCAATGGATACTATTGTGATGGCTACAAGCCCAACTCCAAAAAGAAACCAACCTTTTGGACGGAGAATTGGGTTGGATG GTATACAAGTTGGGGTGATCGACTCCCTCATCGCCCTGTTGAAGATGTTGCATTTGCTGTTGCTCGGTTTTTCCAACGTGGGGGAAGCTTTCAAAACTATTATATG TACTTTGGTGGAACAAATTTTGGCCGAACTGCAGGAGGCCCAAATTATATCACTAGTTATGATTATGATGCACCACTTGATGAATACG GCCTTCTCAGCCAGCCTAAATGGGGACATCTAAAAGATCTGCATGCTGCACTAAAGCTTTGCGAGCCTGCTCTTGTTGCTGTTCACTCACCTCAGTATATCAAGTTGGGACCAAAGCAAGAG GCTCACATTTATCGTGATAATGGCCAGAGACATGGGAAACAATCAACCTTATATGGCCCCAAGTGCGCTGCATTTCTCTCAAACATTGACGAGCGTTCTTCAGTAACAGTGAAATTCTTGAATGAAAATTATACTTTACCTCCATGGTCAGTGAGCATATTGCCAGACTGCAGTAATATTGCTTTTAATACTGCTAAG GTTGGGGCACAAACTTCAATCAAGACATTTGGCTTTGATGTTAATCCTGACTTAGTTGACATTGCGCCTTTGACATTGATGACACCATTTCACATTGCCTACATCTCAGAAACCTGGAGTTCTGTTAATGAGCCAATTGGTGTCTGGGGTGACAGAAATTTTACATACCCAGGCATTCTGGAGCATTTGAATGTAACGAAAGACCAAACCGATTATCTATGGTATACAACCAG AATTTATATTTCTGATGAAGAAATCTCATTTTGGGAAGAGAATCAAGTAACTCCAAGGCTTACTATTGACAGCATGCGGGattttgtgtatatatttatcaACCGAAAATTTACAG CTAGTGCAAAAGGTAAATGGAAAAAGGTTGATCATCCTGTTGACCTTGTTCAAGGATACAATGATATAACATTGTTATCTCTAACCGTGGGGTTGCAG AATTATGGCGCCTTTCTTGAGAAGGACGGAGCAGGGTTTAGGGGCCAAATAAAGCTTACAGGGTGTAAAAATGGAGATCTTAATCTTACAGAATCAATGTGGATCTATCAG ACGCATTTTGATACCCCTTCTGGGGTAGATCCTGTTGCTCTTGATTTGAGTAGCATGGGAAAGGGTCAAGTGTGGGTCAATGGTCACCACATAGGAAGATATTGGACTTTAAATGCCCCCAAGGATGGATGCCAAACTTGTGATTATCGAGGAACCTATGATTCCGATAAGTGTGTAACAAACTGTGGGGATCCTACTCAATCTTG GTACCATATACCAAGATCATGGCTGCGGGCATCAGACAATTTACTTGTCGTCTTTGAGGAGACAGAAAAGAACCCATTTAAGCTTTCTATCAAATCACATTTCACAGAAACCATTTGTGCTAAAATATCGGAGGATCATTATCCTCCTCTAAAGGTGTGGTCACATCCAAAGATCAGTAATGGAACAATTTCACTTCATTCTGCGGTACCTGAAATGCACTTAAAATGTGATTCTGGGAGAAAAATCTCCTCTATCGAGTTTGCAAGTTATGGAACACCACAAGGCAGCTGCCAGAAATTTTCAAGAGGTGACTGTCATGCACCAAATTCATTCTCGGTTGTGTCTCAG GCTTGTTTGGGAGAACAGAGTTGTTCCATTGGCGTATCAAATGCGGTATTTGGAGGAGACCCATGTCGTGGTGTTGTCAAAACTTTATCTGTGGAAATGAAATGCTCTCTTACATCCCCCATTGGTTCTGCACTAATTAAATGA